A genomic segment from Streptomyces antibioticus encodes:
- a CDS encoding UbiX family flavin prenyltransferase yields the protein MPWIVGVSGASGTPYAAAVLRALLAGGESVDLVVSRASRLTLLDETGIAFRDAHWRDDLREWLARGADGKPGTFDVDAGLDAVRYWNAGDLAAGPSSGSYPAKGMLIVPASTACVAGVALGLSKDLLQRAASVTLKERRRLVVAVRETPLNGQTLRHLVALDDAGASVVPASPAFYAGATHIQDLVDFVAGRVLDAAGVAHGLYRRWRGELGGASAPRDT from the coding sequence TTGCCTTGGATCGTGGGGGTGTCCGGGGCGTCCGGTACGCCGTACGCCGCCGCTGTCCTGCGGGCGCTGCTCGCCGGGGGCGAGAGCGTGGACCTGGTGGTCAGCCGGGCCTCGCGGCTCACGCTGCTGGACGAGACGGGGATCGCGTTCCGGGACGCGCACTGGCGGGACGACCTGCGGGAATGGCTGGCGCGGGGGGCCGACGGCAAGCCGGGCACCTTCGACGTCGACGCCGGACTCGACGCGGTGCGGTACTGGAACGCCGGGGACCTCGCCGCGGGCCCGTCCTCGGGGTCGTATCCCGCGAAGGGGATGCTGATCGTCCCCGCCTCGACCGCCTGTGTCGCCGGAGTCGCGCTCGGGCTGTCCAAGGACCTCCTCCAGCGGGCGGCGAGCGTGACGCTCAAGGAACGCCGCCGGCTGGTCGTCGCCGTACGGGAGACGCCGCTGAACGGGCAGACGCTGCGGCATCTCGTCGCCCTCGACGACGCCGGCGCGAGCGTGGTGCCCGCGTCGCCCGCCTTCTACGCGGGCGCCACCCACATCCAGGACCTGGTCGACTTCGTCGCCGGACGGGTGCTCGACGCGGCTGGGGTCGCGCACGGCCTGTACCGCAGGTGGCGGGGCGAACTGGGCGGCGCGTCCGCGCCCCGGGACACATGA
- a CDS encoding menaquinone biosynthesis decarboxylase has product MAYDDLRSLLRALEREGDLKRVKAEVDPYLEVGEIVDRVQKAQGPALLFENVKGSDLPLAMNVFGTDRRLLKALGLKSYAEISEKIGGLLRPELPHGFVGVREAFGKLGAMTHVPPKKVKDAPVQEVVLHGDDVDLDRLPALFTWPQDGGSFFNLGLTHTKDPESGIRNLGLYRLQRHDRRTIGMHWQIHKDSRNHYQVAARRGERLPVAIAFGCPPAVTYASTAPLPGDIDEYLFAGFLAGKRIEMVDCKTVPLQVPANAEVVLEGWLEPGEMLPEGPFGDHTGFYTPQEPFPALTIDCVTMRRRPLLQSIVVGRPPTEDGPLGRATERFFLPLLKIIVPDIVDYHLPEAGGFHNCAIVSIDKKYPKHAQKVMHAVWGAHMMSLTKLIVVVDSDCDVHDLHEVAWRALGNTDYARDLSVVEGPVDHLDHASYQQFWGGKAGIDATRKWPEEGYTRDGGWPEMVLSDPETAERVTKRWKEYGL; this is encoded by the coding sequence ATGGCTTACGACGATCTTCGTTCCCTGCTCAGGGCACTGGAACGCGAAGGCGACCTCAAGCGCGTCAAGGCCGAGGTCGATCCGTACCTGGAAGTCGGGGAGATCGTCGACCGGGTGCAGAAGGCGCAGGGCCCCGCGCTGCTCTTCGAGAACGTGAAGGGCTCCGACCTCCCCCTCGCGATGAACGTCTTCGGCACCGACCGCCGCCTGCTCAAGGCCCTCGGCCTGAAGTCGTACGCGGAGATCTCGGAGAAGATCGGCGGCCTGCTGCGCCCCGAGCTGCCGCACGGCTTCGTCGGTGTGCGCGAGGCGTTCGGCAAGCTCGGCGCGATGACGCACGTACCGCCGAAGAAGGTGAAGGACGCGCCCGTGCAGGAGGTCGTCCTGCACGGCGACGACGTGGACCTCGACCGGCTCCCCGCCCTCTTCACCTGGCCGCAGGACGGCGGCTCCTTCTTCAACCTGGGCCTGACCCACACCAAGGACCCCGAGTCCGGGATCCGCAACCTCGGGCTGTACCGCCTCCAGCGCCACGACCGGCGCACGATCGGCATGCACTGGCAGATCCACAAGGACAGCCGCAACCACTACCAGGTGGCCGCCCGCCGCGGCGAACGGCTGCCCGTCGCCATCGCCTTCGGCTGCCCGCCCGCCGTCACCTACGCCTCCACCGCGCCCCTGCCCGGTGACATCGACGAGTACCTGTTCGCCGGGTTCCTCGCGGGCAAGCGGATCGAGATGGTCGACTGCAAGACGGTCCCGCTCCAGGTCCCGGCCAACGCCGAGGTCGTCCTCGAAGGCTGGCTGGAGCCGGGCGAGATGCTGCCCGAAGGCCCCTTCGGCGACCACACCGGCTTCTACACCCCGCAGGAACCGTTCCCCGCGCTCACCATCGACTGCGTGACGATGCGCAGAAGGCCGTTGCTCCAGTCGATCGTGGTGGGCCGCCCGCCCACCGAGGACGGTCCGCTGGGCCGGGCCACGGAGCGGTTCTTCCTGCCGCTGCTGAAGATCATCGTCCCGGACATCGTGGACTACCACCTGCCCGAGGCCGGCGGCTTCCACAACTGCGCGATCGTCTCGATCGACAAGAAGTACCCCAAGCACGCCCAGAAGGTCATGCACGCGGTCTGGGGCGCCCACATGATGTCCCTGACCAAGCTGATCGTGGTCGTGGACTCCGACTGTGACGTCCACGATCTGCACGAGGTCGCCTGGCGGGCGCTCGGCAACACCGACTACGCCCGTGACCTGTCGGTCGTGGAGGGTCCGGTCGACCATCTCGACCACGCCTCCTACCAGCAGTTCTGGGGCGGCAAGGCGGGCATCGACGCGACGCGCAAATGGCCCGAGGAGGGGTACACACGGGACGGCGGCTGGCCCGAGATGGTGCTGTCCGACCCGGAGACGGCCGAACGAGTCACGAAGCGTTGGAAGGAATACGGACTGTGA
- a CDS encoding Lrp/AsnC family transcriptional regulator yields the protein MDAVDRQLIQALRENGRASYAELGRLVGLSGPSVTDRINRLEAAGVITGYRATVNAAQLGLGVTALIGISLSDAADHEDVANRMKDLNEIEDCWFIAGDDSFMLKVRANDVDGLERIIRRLSGTKGVSRTRTTIVLSTKWENRVGDLPEEV from the coding sequence ATGGACGCGGTGGACAGGCAGCTCATCCAGGCCCTGCGGGAGAACGGCCGGGCCTCCTACGCGGAGCTGGGACGCCTCGTCGGCCTGTCGGGACCCAGCGTCACCGACCGCATCAACCGGCTGGAGGCGGCCGGTGTCATCACCGGCTACCGGGCCACGGTGAACGCCGCCCAGCTCGGCCTGGGCGTCACCGCCCTCATCGGCATCTCCCTCTCCGACGCCGCCGACCACGAGGACGTGGCGAACCGGATGAAGGACCTGAACGAGATCGAGGACTGCTGGTTCATCGCCGGCGACGACTCGTTCATGCTCAAGGTGCGGGCCAACGACGTGGACGGCCTGGAGCGGATCATCCGGCGGCTCAGCGGCACGAAGGGCGTCTCCCGGACCCGTACCACGATCGTGCTCTCCACCAAGTGGGAGAACCGGGTCGGGGATCTCCCGGAAGAGGTCTAG
- a CDS encoding GNAT family N-acetyltransferase, whose translation MPLTFTLDPAVTPALRDGVLDLWTDVSNAGGAVGFVAPVDRERIRPELVKHLTAMAEGRHRLLVGHDEDGEVAATAFLAFNTHRLMTHWVWLYTVMVHPRHQGKGYGRDLMAAAADAARGFDGIEAVRLSCRGGLGLERFYASCGYKEVGRVPAAIRVAPGDDRDDITLLLPLV comes from the coding sequence ATGCCCCTTACCTTCACCCTCGACCCGGCCGTCACCCCCGCCCTGCGCGACGGCGTCCTGGACCTGTGGACGGACGTCTCCAACGCGGGCGGGGCGGTCGGCTTCGTCGCGCCGGTCGACCGCGAGCGGATCCGGCCCGAGCTGGTGAAGCACCTCACGGCCATGGCCGAGGGCCGCCACCGGCTGCTCGTCGGCCACGACGAGGACGGCGAGGTCGCCGCCACGGCGTTCCTCGCCTTCAACACCCACCGGCTGATGACCCACTGGGTCTGGCTCTACACGGTGATGGTCCACCCCCGCCACCAGGGCAAGGGCTACGGCCGCGACCTGATGGCGGCCGCCGCCGACGCGGCCCGCGGCTTCGACGGCATCGAGGCCGTACGGCTCTCCTGCCGCGGCGGCCTCGGCCTGGAGCGCTTCTACGCCTCCTGCGGCTACAAGGAGGTCGGCCGGGTTCCCGCCGCGATCCGGGTCGCCCCGGGCGACGACCGCGACGACATCACCCTGCTGCTGCCGCTCGTGTGA
- a CDS encoding DUF4229 domain-containing protein, whose amino-acid sequence MLRYTLMRLGVFAGCLGVVWGLVHFGVVPRGLGDSNGMWIILLALVLSAPISFVVLRKERDRASETVVRRVDRMKANLEASRSQEDAATDTAHAQGQAS is encoded by the coding sequence ATGCTCCGTTACACGCTGATGCGCCTCGGCGTCTTCGCCGGCTGCCTCGGGGTCGTCTGGGGCCTCGTCCACTTCGGCGTCGTCCCGCGCGGCCTCGGCGACTCCAACGGCATGTGGATCATCCTGCTCGCGCTGGTCCTCTCCGCGCCGATCAGCTTCGTCGTCCTGCGCAAGGAGCGTGACCGCGCCTCGGAGACGGTCGTGCGCCGGGTGGACCGGATGAAGGCCAATCTGGAGGCCAGCCGCTCCCAGGAGGACGCGGCGACGGACACCGCGCACGCCCAGGGTCAGGCTTCCTGA
- the ccsB gene encoding c-type cytochrome biogenesis protein CcsB, whose protein sequence is MTLAAATNENLANISNTLIYSAMAVYTLAFFAYIAEWLFGSRSKVGRTAAALTAGARAKGKGPAVTVRKNGGATAVLERPQVVVRSSSGTRDVPDGPGAHGGDEQGDMYGRIAVSLTVLAFLVELGGVIARAASVQRAPWGNMYEFNITFSTVAVGVYLALLALKKNVRWLGLFLITTVLLDLGLAVTVLYTASDQLVPALHSYWLYIHVSTAIFCGAVFYVGAVATILYLFKDSYENKLASGGTPGRFANSVLDRLPAAASLDKFAYRVNAAVFPLWTFTIIAGAIWAGDAWGRYWGWDPKETWSFITWVAYAGYLHARATAGWKGRKAAYLALAAFGCWLFNYYGVNIFVSGKHSYAGV, encoded by the coding sequence GTGACTCTCGCCGCCGCCACCAACGAGAACCTCGCGAACATCAGCAACACGCTGATCTACTCCGCGATGGCCGTCTACACCCTGGCCTTCTTCGCGTACATCGCCGAATGGCTCTTCGGCAGCCGCAGCAAGGTCGGCCGTACCGCCGCCGCGCTCACCGCCGGCGCGCGGGCGAAGGGCAAGGGCCCGGCCGTCACCGTGCGGAAGAACGGCGGCGCCACCGCCGTACTGGAGCGTCCGCAGGTCGTCGTCCGCTCCTCCTCCGGCACCCGGGACGTGCCCGACGGGCCGGGCGCGCACGGCGGGGACGAGCAGGGCGACATGTACGGCCGGATCGCCGTCTCCCTCACGGTGCTCGCGTTCCTGGTCGAGCTGGGCGGCGTGATCGCCCGCGCGGCCTCGGTGCAGCGGGCGCCCTGGGGCAACATGTACGAGTTCAACATCACCTTCTCCACGGTGGCGGTCGGCGTGTACCTCGCGCTGCTGGCGCTGAAGAAGAACGTGCGCTGGCTCGGCCTGTTCCTGATCACCACGGTCCTGCTCGACCTCGGCCTCGCGGTGACCGTCCTCTACACGGCGAGCGACCAGCTCGTCCCCGCGCTGCACTCGTACTGGCTGTACATCCACGTCTCCACCGCGATCTTCTGCGGCGCGGTGTTCTACGTCGGCGCGGTCGCCACGATCCTCTACCTCTTCAAGGACTCGTACGAGAACAAGCTCGCGTCCGGCGGCACGCCGGGCCGGTTCGCGAACTCGGTCCTGGACCGGCTGCCCGCCGCCGCCTCCCTCGACAAGTTCGCCTACCGGGTGAACGCGGCCGTCTTCCCGCTGTGGACGTTCACGATCATCGCGGGCGCGATCTGGGCGGGCGACGCGTGGGGCCGCTACTGGGGCTGGGACCCCAAGGAGACCTGGTCCTTCATCACCTGGGTCGCCTACGCCGGCTATCTGCACGCCCGCGCCACGGCCGGCTGGAAGGGCCGCAAGGCCGCCTATCTGGCGCTGGCCGCCTTCGGCTGCTGGCTGTTCAACTACTACGGCGTGAACATCTTCGTCAGCGGCAAGCACTCGTACGCGGGCGTCTGA
- a CDS encoding CDP-alcohol phosphatidyltransferase family protein, giving the protein MVAAPVLEELREVCQPQAKLASRNGEHWAGRLYMRRVSLRFTRQLVRTPVTPDQLTWTMVVCGILSGAALLIPGLTGAVLAALFMQLFLLFDCVDGEVARWKGQNSATGIYVDRLGAYLADAALMTGIGFRAAESGLGGWLSLGLATALGVVLLKASTDLVDVARARRGLAVADDEAAAPRSQGVASVRRLAAAFKIHRVTNGIEASLVLLVVAFADAATDSLDPTRWTLAAIATITWLMVPAHLLSILSSSRLR; this is encoded by the coding sequence ATGGTTGCTGCTCCGGTGCTGGAGGAGCTGCGGGAGGTCTGCCAGCCGCAGGCCAAGCTGGCGAGCCGCAACGGCGAACACTGGGCGGGCCGGCTGTACATGCGCCGGGTGTCGCTGCGGTTCACCCGTCAGCTCGTGCGCACGCCGGTCACGCCGGACCAGCTCACCTGGACGATGGTGGTGTGCGGGATCCTGTCCGGCGCGGCGCTGCTGATACCGGGGCTGACCGGTGCGGTGCTCGCCGCGCTGTTCATGCAGCTCTTCCTGCTCTTCGACTGCGTGGACGGCGAGGTCGCCCGCTGGAAGGGGCAGAACAGCGCGACCGGCATCTACGTCGACCGGCTCGGCGCCTATCTGGCCGACGCGGCGCTGATGACCGGCATCGGCTTCCGCGCGGCGGAGTCCGGGCTCGGCGGCTGGCTGTCGCTGGGGCTCGCGACCGCGCTGGGCGTCGTCCTGCTGAAGGCGTCGACCGACCTGGTGGACGTGGCCCGGGCCCGGCGCGGGCTGGCCGTCGCCGACGACGAGGCCGCCGCGCCGCGTTCGCAGGGCGTCGCGTCGGTGCGCAGGCTCGCCGCCGCGTTCAAGATCCACCGGGTGACCAACGGCATCGAGGCGTCCCTCGTCCTCCTGGTCGTGGCCTTCGCCGACGCGGCGACGGACTCCCTGGACCCGACCCGCTGGACCCTGGCCGCCATCGCCACGATCACCTGGCTGATGGTCCCGGCCCACCTGCTGTCGATCCTGTCGTCGTCCCGCCTGCGCTGA
- a CDS encoding nucleoside deaminase encodes MTDLDDDTARRWLGTALAEARAGLAEGGIPIGAALYGPDGTLLGRGHNRRVQDGDPSTHAETAAFRAAGRQRSYRGTTMVTTLSPCWYCSGLVRQFGISRVVVGEAVTFHGGHDWLAGHGVEIVLLDDPECVALMRDFIAEHPALWNEDIGE; translated from the coding sequence ATGACTGATCTGGACGACGACACCGCCCGCCGCTGGCTCGGAACCGCCCTCGCCGAGGCCCGGGCCGGGCTCGCCGAGGGCGGCATCCCGATCGGCGCCGCGCTCTACGGCCCGGACGGCACGCTGCTCGGGCGGGGTCACAACCGGCGGGTGCAGGACGGCGACCCGTCCACGCACGCGGAGACGGCGGCGTTCCGCGCGGCGGGCCGGCAGCGGTCGTACCGGGGCACGACGATGGTCACGACCCTCTCGCCGTGCTGGTACTGCTCGGGGCTGGTCCGGCAGTTCGGCATCTCCCGGGTGGTCGTCGGGGAGGCGGTCACCTTCCACGGCGGCCACGACTGGCTGGCCGGGCACGGCGTGGAGATCGTGCTCCTGGACGACCCCGAGTGCGTCGCCCTGATGCGGGACTTCATCGCGGAGCACCCCGCCCTGTGGAACGAGGACATCGGGGAGTGA
- a CDS encoding PLD nuclease N-terminal domain-containing protein produces the protein MLRLLMYLVPLALTIYALIDCLNTPEDEARHLPKIVWVFIVLLFWIVGPIAWLAAGKVRTPPEQGRTPSEWHRNQRFVAPDDNPEFLKSLDKDDKDEQLLKDWEADLRRREEELKRRASDEEPKGD, from the coding sequence ATGCTCAGGCTGCTGATGTATCTCGTGCCGCTGGCGCTGACGATCTACGCGCTGATCGACTGCCTGAACACACCCGAGGACGAGGCACGCCATCTGCCGAAGATCGTCTGGGTGTTCATCGTCCTGCTCTTCTGGATCGTCGGCCCGATCGCCTGGCTCGCCGCGGGCAAGGTCCGCACGCCCCCGGAGCAGGGCCGCACGCCGTCGGAGTGGCACCGCAACCAGCGCTTCGTCGCCCCGGACGACAACCCGGAGTTCCTCAAGTCCCTCGACAAGGACGACAAGGACGAACAGCTCCTCAAGGACTGGGAGGCCGACCTCCGCCGCCGCGAGGAGGAACTGAAGCGCCGCGCCTCGGACGAGGAACCCAAGGGCGACTGA
- the resB gene encoding cytochrome c biogenesis protein ResB → MSTTATTGETPSAPDDQDLGAAGSQLSTAPVESLTGAPGLGVIGWARWFWRQLTSMRVALLLLLLLALGAIPGSLIPQSGSDETKVAEFRRAHETLAPLYDRLGLFHVYSSVWFSAIYILLFVSLIGCIVPRTWQFVGQLRSRPPGAPRRLTRLPAYTTWRTDAEPEQVREAALALLKKRRFRAHLAGDAVAAEKGYLREVGNLAFHIALIVMLVAFAWGQLFKSEGNKLIVEGGGFANTLISYDDFKSGNLFSADDLTPFSFSLDKFTGTYETTGPNKGTARTFQAALTYSEGAYGKDRKTLVKVNHPLEIGDSKVYLTAHGYAPVVTVRDGKGDVVYRDAVPLLPLDSNITSSGVIKVLDGYKNAKGVTEQLAFKAFFLPSFVKGMETLSAFPSLRNPVLNLEPYHGDLGVDSGIPQSVYQLDKRNMKEFKDSKGLQLRSNLKPGDTMTLPGGAGSITYEGTKEWANFQITQQPASGWALTGALAAIFGLAGSLFIQRRRVWVRAVRGPDGVTVVEMAGLGRSESAKVPEELGALAEILYDRAPGAPDADPDPDDSPDPHAVPAEGAEK, encoded by the coding sequence ATGAGCACAACCGCTACGACCGGTGAGACGCCGTCCGCCCCGGACGACCAGGACCTCGGCGCCGCCGGCTCCCAGCTCTCCACCGCCCCCGTCGAATCGCTCACCGGCGCACCCGGCCTCGGCGTGATCGGCTGGGCCCGCTGGTTCTGGCGCCAGCTCACCTCCATGCGGGTCGCGCTGCTGCTGCTCCTGCTGCTGGCGCTCGGCGCGATCCCCGGCTCACTGATCCCGCAGTCCGGCAGCGACGAGACGAAGGTCGCCGAGTTCCGCCGGGCCCACGAGACCCTCGCGCCGCTCTACGACCGGCTGGGCCTCTTCCACGTCTACAGCTCGGTGTGGTTCTCCGCGATCTACATCCTGCTGTTCGTCTCCCTCATCGGCTGCATCGTGCCCCGCACCTGGCAGTTCGTCGGCCAGCTCCGCAGCCGCCCGCCGGGCGCCCCCAGACGCCTCACCCGGCTGCCGGCGTACACCACCTGGCGCACCGACGCGGAACCCGAGCAGGTCCGCGAGGCCGCGCTCGCCCTGCTGAAGAAGCGCCGCTTCCGCGCGCACCTCGCCGGTGACGCCGTCGCCGCCGAGAAGGGCTACCTCCGCGAGGTCGGCAACCTCGCCTTCCACATCGCGCTGATCGTGATGCTGGTCGCCTTCGCCTGGGGCCAGCTCTTCAAGTCGGAGGGCAACAAACTGATCGTCGAGGGCGGGGGCTTCGCCAACACCCTGATCTCCTACGACGACTTCAAGTCCGGCAACCTCTTCTCGGCCGACGACCTCACGCCGTTCAGCTTCTCCCTGGACAAGTTCACCGGCACGTACGAGACGACCGGCCCCAACAAGGGCACCGCGCGCACCTTCCAGGCCGCCCTCACCTACAGCGAGGGCGCCTACGGCAAGGACCGCAAGACCCTCGTCAAGGTCAACCACCCGCTGGAGATCGGCGACTCCAAGGTCTACCTCACCGCCCACGGCTACGCGCCCGTGGTGACGGTCCGCGACGGCAAGGGCGACGTCGTCTACCGCGACGCCGTACCGCTGCTCCCGCTGGACTCCAACATCACCTCGTCCGGCGTGATCAAGGTCCTCGACGGCTACAAGAACGCCAAGGGCGTGACCGAACAGCTCGCCTTCAAGGCGTTCTTCCTGCCGAGCTTCGTCAAGGGCATGGAGACGCTCTCCGCCTTCCCCTCCCTGCGCAACCCGGTCCTGAACCTGGAGCCGTACCACGGCGACCTCGGCGTCGACTCCGGCATCCCGCAGAGCGTGTACCAGCTCGACAAGAGGAACATGAAGGAGTTCAAGGACTCCAAGGGCCTCCAGCTCCGGTCGAACCTCAAGCCCGGCGACACCATGACCCTGCCGGGCGGCGCCGGTTCGATCACCTACGAGGGCACCAAGGAGTGGGCGAACTTCCAGATCACCCAGCAGCCCGCCAGCGGCTGGGCCCTGACCGGCGCGCTCGCCGCGATCTTCGGCCTGGCCGGCTCCCTGTTCATCCAGCGCCGCCGGGTGTGGGTGCGCGCGGTACGCGGCCCGGACGGCGTCACGGTCGTCGAGATGGCGGGCCTCGGCCGCAGCGAGTCCGCCAAGGTGCCGGAGGAACTCGGCGCCCTGGCCGAGATCCTCTACGACCGCGCCCCCGGCGCCCCGGACGCCGATCCGGACCCCGACGATTCCCCCGATCCTCACGCCGTACCTGCCGAAGGGGCTGAGAAGTGA
- the mqnP gene encoding menaquinone biosynthesis prenyltransferase MqnP, whose translation MTSASAAIPQPGRTRAFLRLVMIEHSVFALPFAYIAALTAMFELDGNIHWGKLLLVTVCMVGLRTFAMAVNRIIDREIDARNPRTAHRELVTGAVSVKHAWTGALIAVVIFLGSAALLNPLCLALAPVAVIPMVVYPYGKRFTNFPQAILGLAQAMGPIGGWLAITGEWSWDAVVLGLAVGIWIGGFDLIYACQDIDTDRATGVLSVPARFGVPAAIRSARVCHAITTALLVWYALLTGAGAFFWLGLVVVAAAFVYEHTIVRPHDLTRLNRAFFSVNGFIGIALFGCALLDLLVRGLTV comes from the coding sequence GTGACCAGCGCCTCCGCCGCGATCCCCCAGCCCGGTCGCACCAGGGCCTTCCTGCGCCTGGTGATGATCGAGCACTCGGTCTTCGCCCTGCCCTTCGCCTACATCGCCGCGCTCACCGCGATGTTCGAGCTGGACGGCAACATCCACTGGGGCAAGCTGCTGCTCGTCACCGTCTGCATGGTGGGTCTGCGCACCTTCGCCATGGCGGTGAACCGGATCATCGACCGCGAGATCGACGCCCGCAATCCGCGCACCGCCCACCGTGAACTGGTCACCGGCGCCGTGTCGGTGAAGCACGCCTGGACCGGCGCCCTGATCGCCGTCGTGATCTTCCTCGGCTCGGCGGCCCTGCTCAACCCGCTCTGCCTGGCCCTGGCCCCCGTCGCGGTGATCCCGATGGTGGTCTATCCGTACGGCAAGCGGTTCACGAACTTCCCGCAGGCCATCCTCGGTCTCGCCCAGGCGATGGGCCCGATCGGCGGCTGGCTGGCGATCACCGGCGAGTGGTCCTGGGACGCGGTCGTCCTCGGTCTCGCCGTCGGCATCTGGATCGGCGGCTTCGACCTGATCTACGCCTGCCAGGACATCGACACCGACCGCGCGACCGGTGTGCTGTCGGTCCCCGCCCGCTTCGGCGTCCCGGCGGCGATCCGCTCCGCCCGCGTCTGCCACGCGATCACCACGGCCCTGCTCGTCTGGTACGCCCTGCTGACCGGCGCCGGCGCGTTCTTCTGGCTCGGCCTGGTCGTCGTCGCGGCCGCCTTCGTCTACGAGCACACCATCGTCCGCCCCCATGACCTCACCCGCCTGAACAGGGCGTTCTTCTCCGTCAACGGCTTCATCGGCATCGCCCTGTTCGGGTGCGCGCTCCTGGACCTCCTGGTCCGGGGTCTCACCGTCTGA
- the mqnE gene encoding aminofutalosine synthase MqnE: MDVGLKRELEEKVRAGERLTREDGIALYESDDLAWLGGLAHEVRTRKNGDVVHFNVNRHLNMTNVCTASCAYCSFQRKPGEKDAYTMRIEEAVKLAKAMESENLTELHIVNGLHPNLPWRYYPRSLRELKAALPDVSLKAFTATEIHHFETISGLSASEILDELIDAGLESLTGGGAEIFDWEVRQHIVDHRTHWEDWSRIHRLAHEKGLKTPSTMLYGHIEEPRHRVDHVLRLRELQDETGGFQVFIPLRYQHDFVDMKDGKVRNRLQARTQMATGAEALKTFAVSRLLFDNVPHVKVFWVMHGVQTAQLALQHGADDMDGSVVEYKITHDADNYGTPNKLTREDLLDLIRDAGFRPVERNTRYEIIREYDGPDPERRESPQPMRV; encoded by the coding sequence ATGGACGTCGGGCTCAAGCGCGAGCTGGAGGAGAAGGTCAGGGCCGGTGAGCGGCTGACCCGCGAGGACGGCATCGCGCTCTACGAGTCGGACGACCTGGCCTGGCTGGGCGGGCTGGCCCACGAGGTGCGCACGCGCAAGAACGGCGACGTCGTGCACTTCAACGTCAACCGCCACCTCAACATGACCAACGTGTGCACGGCGTCCTGCGCCTACTGCTCCTTCCAGCGCAAGCCGGGCGAGAAGGACGCGTACACGATGCGCATCGAGGAGGCGGTGAAGCTCGCCAAGGCGATGGAGTCGGAGAACCTCACCGAGCTGCACATCGTCAACGGCCTGCACCCGAACCTCCCGTGGCGCTACTACCCGCGCTCGCTGCGGGAGCTGAAGGCCGCGCTGCCGGACGTCTCGCTGAAGGCGTTCACGGCCACGGAGATCCACCACTTCGAGACGATCTCCGGGCTGTCCGCCTCCGAGATCCTCGACGAGCTGATCGACGCCGGTCTGGAGTCCCTGACCGGCGGCGGCGCCGAGATCTTCGACTGGGAGGTGCGCCAGCACATCGTGGACCACCGCACCCACTGGGAGGACTGGTCCCGGATCCACCGCCTGGCGCACGAGAAGGGTCTCAAGACCCCCTCCACGATGCTGTACGGCCACATCGAGGAGCCCCGGCACCGCGTCGACCACGTGCTGCGCCTGCGTGAACTCCAGGACGAGACGGGCGGCTTCCAGGTCTTCATCCCGCTGCGCTACCAGCACGACTTCGTGGACATGAAGGACGGCAAGGTCCGCAACCGGCTCCAGGCCCGCACCCAGATGGCCACCGGCGCCGAGGCGTTGAAGACGTTCGCGGTCTCCCGGCTCCTCTTCGACAACGTCCCGCACGTCAAGGTGTTCTGGGTCATGCACGGCGTCCAGACCGCCCAACTCGCCCTCCAGCACGGCGCGGACGACATGGACGGCTCGGTCGTCGAGTACAAGATCACGCACGACGCCGACAACTACGGCACCCCCAACAAGCTGACCCGCGAGGACCTGCTCGACCTGATCCGTGACGCGGGCTTCCGCCCGGTGGAGCGCAACACGCGCTACGAGATCATCCGCGAGTACGACGGTCCGGACCCGGAGCGCCGGGAGTCGCCGCAGCCGATGCGGGTCTGA